The following proteins come from a genomic window of Hymenobacter canadensis:
- the galK gene encoding galactokinase, giving the protein MLAQRVLASFQHRYGANPLLVRAPGRVNLIGEHTDYNEGFVLPAAIDKEIVFAVALNGLDSARLFSLDKAEAHEQPLCAAPLQPGATLWANYLQGVVAQLQQRGVVVPGFDCVFGGNVPMGAGLSSSAAVECGLAFALNELLHLGLSRLELAHIAQKAEHEFAGVQCGIMDQFASLCGQAGQVVRLDCRSLEHQYFPFDSAAYHLVLCNSGVKHSLASSEYNTRRQECEQGVAVLSRYYPQVHSLRDATLEQLARHQAELGAVVYRRCRYVVEENQRVETACQHLATGNMAAFGQQMYGSHAGLRDDYQVSCPELDLLVELAQGQPAVLGARMMGGGFGGCTINLLPAAAVPGFIAATAAAFQQQLGRPLETYQTTIVGGVSVL; this is encoded by the coding sequence ATGTTGGCACAGCGCGTTCTTGCATCTTTTCAGCACCGCTACGGCGCTAACCCATTGCTGGTCAGGGCCCCGGGGCGGGTGAACCTCATCGGCGAGCACACCGATTATAACGAAGGCTTCGTGCTGCCGGCAGCCATCGACAAGGAAATCGTGTTTGCGGTGGCACTCAACGGGCTGGATTCGGCCCGGCTCTTCTCGCTGGATAAAGCCGAAGCCCATGAACAACCGTTGTGCGCGGCGCCGCTACAGCCCGGCGCTACGCTCTGGGCCAACTACCTACAGGGAGTGGTGGCGCAGCTGCAGCAGCGCGGCGTGGTGGTGCCCGGGTTCGACTGCGTGTTTGGGGGCAACGTGCCGATGGGCGCGGGCCTGTCGTCGTCGGCCGCCGTGGAATGCGGCCTGGCCTTCGCGCTCAACGAGCTGCTGCACCTGGGTTTGAGCCGGCTGGAGCTGGCGCATATTGCCCAGAAGGCCGAGCACGAGTTTGCCGGGGTGCAGTGTGGCATTATGGACCAGTTTGCCAGCCTGTGCGGGCAGGCGGGCCAAGTGGTGCGCCTGGATTGCCGCTCGCTGGAACACCAGTATTTTCCCTTCGATTCGGCCGCTTACCATCTTGTGCTCTGCAACTCCGGCGTGAAGCACAGCCTGGCCAGCTCCGAGTACAACACGCGCCGCCAGGAGTGCGAGCAGGGCGTGGCCGTGCTCAGCCGCTACTACCCGCAGGTGCACAGCCTGCGCGATGCTACACTGGAACAACTGGCCCGACACCAGGCCGAACTGGGCGCCGTGGTGTACCGCCGCTGCCGCTACGTGGTGGAGGAAAACCAGCGCGTGGAAACGGCTTGCCAGCACTTGGCCACCGGCAACATGGCCGCTTTCGGGCAGCAGATGTATGGCTCGCACGCTGGCCTGCGCGACGATTATCAGGTGAGCTGCCCCGAGCTGGACTTGCTGGTGGAACTGGCCCAGGGCCAGCCCGCGGTGCTGGGGGCCCGCATGATGGGCGGCGGCTTCGGGGGCTGCACTATCAACCTGCTGCCGGCTGCGGCCGTGCCGGGCTTCATTGCCGCCACCGCCGCCGCGTTTCAGCAGCAGCTGGGCCGCCCGCTCGAAACCTACCAGACCACCATCGTCGGCGGGGTTTCAGTGCTGTAA
- a CDS encoding cellulase family glycosylhydrolase, protein MPRIVLRFLCAATLLVSAWAAAAQTPAAAPLPTGDVVVDGRGVLRWQQNKQEVALFGVNYTAPFAHAYRAHQAVGANLEKAIEQDVYHLSRLGVDAFRVHVWDVEITDTLGNLQANEHLRLFDYLVAQLKQRGIKLVLTPIAYWNNGYPERDSGTGFSSIYSKGQAYRNPRAIRAQENYLTQFLNHRNPYTKQLYRDDPDIIAYEVCNEPKYQEPAAEVTTFANRMVAAMRATGYRKPIFYNVSENPDLAGAVLDANMEGLTFQWYPAGLVSGHTLRGNLLPHVDKYPIPFRADARFQRRAKLVYEFESADIIQPVMYPFMARSFREAGFQWATQFAYDPLAIAHANTEYQTHYLNLAYTPGKAISLLIAGKVFRQTRREQPFPRYPADSTFGPFRVSYREGLSEMNTDEEFYYTTSTQTIAKRPSRLRHLAGVGSSPLVQYGGTGAYFLDRLAPGVWRLEVLPDAVAIRDPFETTSLQKTVTQILWNDQPLRLTLPELGESFSLRGLNAGNTAQLQATAGHLTVRPGVYLVAAAGKSTAAWTPDSRLGTLRLGEFVAPAPTALGPQVWHTPVPQATAGQPLTIRATLSGLAPADSVFLVAQHYYGRTVRLPMQRPAYATVEATVPAELTYAGQLRYWIELKQNGRTRTFPGDFSGAPRDWDYFARERWEVALVGAKAPLDLFQAATDQDRVEARALVRNAWTDYVTTEATGALALRFVQSNQAAASATAAVPGPAASLRVYFADKLLGRPTDVAGFREVVVRARASQPVGAQLVLATKDAAAFVAPLALSTEMQEIRVPLSAFRAGPLLLSPRPYPGFLPLQFQSATAAAPLKLADTEVLQLLLDAALAGGSAPAHVDIESVQLR, encoded by the coding sequence ATGCCTCGTATTGTTCTCCGTTTTCTTTGTGCAGCAACTCTTCTTGTAAGTGCCTGGGCCGCCGCTGCCCAAACCCCTGCTGCCGCCCCGCTGCCCACCGGCGACGTAGTGGTGGACGGGCGCGGGGTGTTGCGCTGGCAGCAGAATAAGCAGGAAGTAGCGCTGTTCGGGGTGAACTACACGGCCCCGTTTGCCCACGCCTACCGGGCCCATCAGGCGGTGGGGGCCAACCTCGAAAAGGCCATCGAGCAGGACGTATACCACCTTTCGCGCCTGGGCGTGGATGCGTTTCGGGTGCACGTCTGGGACGTGGAAATTACCGATACGCTGGGTAACCTGCAGGCCAACGAGCACCTGCGCCTCTTCGATTATCTGGTGGCGCAGCTCAAGCAGCGCGGCATCAAGCTGGTGCTCACTCCCATTGCGTACTGGAACAACGGCTACCCGGAGCGCGACTCGGGTACGGGCTTTTCCAGCATCTATTCCAAGGGGCAGGCTTACCGAAATCCGCGCGCCATCCGGGCTCAGGAAAACTACCTGACCCAGTTCCTCAACCACCGCAACCCCTACACCAAACAGCTCTACCGCGACGACCCCGACATCATCGCCTACGAGGTCTGCAACGAGCCCAAATACCAGGAGCCGGCGGCCGAGGTGACGACCTTTGCCAACCGCATGGTGGCCGCCATGCGCGCCACCGGCTACCGGAAGCCCATTTTCTACAACGTTTCCGAGAACCCCGACCTGGCCGGCGCCGTGCTGGATGCCAACATGGAGGGCCTGACGTTTCAGTGGTACCCGGCCGGGCTGGTGAGCGGCCACACGCTGCGCGGCAACCTGCTGCCCCACGTCGATAAGTACCCGATTCCGTTCCGAGCCGACGCCCGGTTTCAGCGCCGCGCTAAGCTGGTGTACGAGTTTGAGTCGGCCGATATTATCCAGCCGGTGATGTACCCCTTTATGGCTCGCAGCTTTCGCGAAGCCGGGTTTCAGTGGGCCACCCAGTTTGCCTACGACCCGCTGGCCATTGCCCACGCCAACACCGAGTACCAGACGCACTACCTCAACCTGGCCTACACGCCCGGCAAGGCCATCAGCCTGCTCATTGCCGGCAAGGTATTCCGCCAGACGCGGCGGGAGCAGCCGTTTCCGCGCTACCCCGCCGATTCTACGTTTGGGCCGTTTCGGGTGAGCTACCGCGAAGGGCTGAGCGAGATGAACACCGACGAGGAGTTTTATTATACGACTTCTACACAAACGATTGCGAAGCGCCCTTCGCGCCTGCGCCACCTGGCCGGCGTGGGCAGCTCGCCGCTGGTGCAGTACGGCGGTACCGGCGCCTACTTTCTCGACCGGCTGGCTCCCGGCGTGTGGCGGCTGGAGGTGCTGCCCGATGCGGTAGCCATCCGCGACCCGTTCGAGACGACCTCGCTGCAAAAAACTGTCACCCAGATTCTGTGGAACGACCAGCCGCTGCGCCTCACGCTGCCGGAGCTGGGCGAGTCCTTCAGCCTGCGCGGCCTCAACGCAGGTAACACCGCGCAGCTTCAGGCCACGGCGGGCCACCTGACCGTGCGGCCGGGCGTGTACCTGGTAGCGGCGGCCGGCAAAAGCACCGCCGCCTGGACGCCCGATTCGCGGCTGGGCACGTTGCGGCTGGGTGAGTTTGTGGCACCCGCGCCCACGGCCCTGGGGCCGCAGGTGTGGCACACGCCCGTGCCGCAGGCCACCGCTGGCCAGCCCCTCACCATCCGGGCCACGCTTTCGGGCCTGGCTCCCGCCGACAGCGTGTTTCTGGTGGCTCAGCACTATTATGGGCGCACTGTGCGGCTTCCCATGCAGCGGCCCGCCTACGCCACCGTGGAAGCCACCGTGCCGGCTGAGCTGACGTACGCCGGCCAGCTGCGCTACTGGATTGAGCTGAAGCAAAACGGCCGCACGCGCACTTTCCCAGGCGACTTCAGCGGTGCGCCGCGCGACTGGGACTACTTCGCGCGGGAGCGGTGGGAGGTGGCCCTGGTGGGCGCAAAAGCCCCGCTCGACCTGTTCCAGGCCGCCACCGACCAGGATCGGGTGGAAGCCCGCGCCCTGGTCCGCAACGCCTGGACCGACTACGTAACCACCGAGGCCACCGGCGCCCTGGCGTTGCGCTTCGTGCAAAGCAACCAAGCCGCCGCGTCTGCTACGGCCGCCGTGCCTGGTCCGGCGGCCAGCCTGCGCGTGTACTTCGCCGACAAGCTGCTGGGCCGCCCGACTGACGTGGCGGGCTTCCGGGAAGTGGTGGTGCGCGCCCGCGCCAGCCAGCCCGTGGGCGCGCAGCTGGTGCTGGCCACCAAAGATGCCGCCGCGTTTGTGGCCCCGCTGGCTCTCAGCACCGAAATGCAGGAAATCCGGGTGCCTCTCAGCGCCTTCCGGGCCGGGCCGCTGCTGCTGAGTCCGCGGCCGTACCCGGGGTTTCTGCCGCTGCAGTTCCAGTCGGCCACCGCTGCCGCACCCCTGAAACTGGCTGATACGGAAGTGCTGCAGCTGCTGCTCGACGCCGCTCTGGCCGGCGGCAGTGCCCCAGCGCACGTGGACATCGAGTCGGTGCAGCTGCGGTAG
- a CDS encoding glycosyl hydrolase 53 family protein gives MKKRLLLILLLALGAGFGPHAQGQTVPLAKGADVGWLTEMEAAGRTFANAAGVRQDLLQTLREYDMNTIRLRVWVNPAGGWNGKNDVVAKAIRARDKGFRLLIDFHYSDSWADPGQQTKPAAWRNFTLPQLQEAVYNHTYEVLDSLKDNGIVPEWVQVGNETNDGMLWPEGRASTNMAAFAQLVDRGYAAVKAVNPTSKVIVHISNGFNNGLFRYLFDGLRTNGARYDVIGMSLYPTAANWPTLTAQCQANMNDMVSRYPGKEVMVVETGMPVSAPIPTRQMLLDLLAKVRAVPNQKGLGVMYWEPQAYNWQGYNLVAWDNSGRPTIAMDAFRDSPPAEGLVVNPGFEYTAATQTPLGWQTAASDAAADFTQNYGRASLYQLTHQRAVPYQARTYQLLTNVPNGTYTLRAWAQSSGGQAVCQLYANSNGGAERATAIAASDDWTRVEVSNIVVSNGQCEIGLRSDAGANNFCALDDVEFVAATVNSVRAATDNILDAQLFPNPASQRSTVRYTLARPETVRLTLHSLTGQLVRDFGPAQPKGSGLHTQTLELGGTLAPGIYLLRIAHDDQFTMRKLIRQ, from the coding sequence ATGAAAAAACGACTTCTACTTATACTGCTGCTGGCCTTGGGGGCCGGCTTCGGGCCGCACGCACAGGGCCAGACTGTACCGCTGGCCAAGGGGGCCGATGTGGGCTGGCTGACGGAGATGGAAGCCGCTGGCCGCACATTTGCCAACGCCGCCGGCGTGCGCCAGGACTTGCTGCAAACCCTGCGTGAGTACGATATGAATACCATCCGGCTGCGGGTGTGGGTGAACCCCGCTGGCGGCTGGAACGGCAAAAACGATGTGGTGGCCAAGGCCATCAGGGCCCGCGACAAGGGCTTTCGGCTGCTGATCGACTTCCATTACAGCGACAGTTGGGCCGACCCGGGCCAGCAGACCAAGCCTGCTGCCTGGCGCAACTTCACGCTGCCGCAGCTGCAGGAAGCCGTTTACAATCATACCTACGAGGTGCTCGACAGCCTCAAGGACAACGGCATTGTGCCGGAGTGGGTGCAGGTGGGCAACGAAACCAACGACGGCATGCTGTGGCCCGAGGGCCGGGCGTCCACCAACATGGCCGCCTTCGCCCAGCTCGTGGACCGGGGCTACGCTGCTGTGAAGGCCGTAAACCCGACGTCTAAGGTTATCGTGCACATTTCCAACGGGTTTAATAATGGCCTGTTCCGCTACCTGTTCGACGGGCTGCGTACCAACGGCGCGCGCTACGACGTCATCGGCATGTCGCTGTACCCGACGGCGGCCAATTGGCCCACGCTCACGGCCCAGTGCCAGGCCAACATGAACGACATGGTGAGCCGCTACCCCGGCAAGGAGGTGATGGTGGTGGAAACCGGCATGCCGGTTTCGGCGCCTATCCCGACCCGGCAGATGCTGCTGGATCTGCTGGCCAAAGTGCGCGCCGTACCTAACCAAAAGGGCCTTGGGGTGATGTATTGGGAGCCTCAGGCTTACAACTGGCAGGGCTACAATCTAGTGGCCTGGGATAACAGCGGCCGCCCTACCATTGCCATGGACGCCTTCCGCGACTCGCCGCCGGCTGAAGGCCTGGTGGTGAACCCTGGGTTTGAGTACACGGCTGCCACCCAGACACCGCTGGGCTGGCAGACTGCCGCCTCGGATGCTGCCGCCGATTTCACCCAGAACTATGGCCGCGCCAGTCTCTACCAACTCACGCACCAGCGTGCCGTGCCCTATCAGGCCCGCACCTACCAACTGCTGACCAACGTGCCCAACGGCACCTACACGCTGCGGGCCTGGGCCCAGAGCAGCGGCGGCCAGGCCGTGTGCCAGCTCTATGCCAACAGCAATGGCGGCGCCGAGCGCGCCACGGCCATCGCCGCCTCCGACGACTGGACGCGGGTGGAAGTAAGCAACATCGTCGTCAGCAACGGGCAGTGCGAAATCGGCCTGCGCTCCGATGCCGGGGCCAACAACTTTTGCGCGCTCGACGACGTGGAGTTTGTGGCCGCCACAGTGAACAGCGTGCGCGCCGCCACCGACAATATCTTGGATGCGCAACTGTTCCCGAACCCCGCCAGCCAGCGTAGCACCGTGCGCTACACCCTGGCCCGCCCCGAAACCGTGCGCCTGACGCTGCACTCACTCACGGGCCAGCTCGTGCGCGACTTCGGTCCGGCGCAGCCCAAGGGCAGTGGCCTGCACACCCAGACGCTGGAGCTGGGCGGCACGCTGGCGCCTGGCATCTACCTGCTGCGCATTGCCCACGACGACCAGTTCACGATGCGCAAACTCATCAGGCAGTAA
- a CDS encoding T9SS type A sorting domain-containing protein, with the protein MKNLFSFVALGCLATASLTAQAQFTLDGRATAAEIGAGVGKYQLAGTYTGNHLDTDRGLKALYVGYTATTLNIMVVASAEAPDVATTFGYRALVLYLNTPARTGAPAGLPLLGSADGQSPLRHIPTLDMQTDYGFRASVGPATAAATDVYFSAVSYVTGTAVAAGTDPYVGQGSKTGAVVTSATTVLPGTRFSYFNTANLTANTTNAGLEIEIPLSALGTTTLTAGSRLDLMAAYTNSNGDFFSDVIPQIAGRTTALGVDPDFSTIAGTQAVAFVLGSGVLATRAETAAALDFNVYPNPAPGAATIAYRVPAGAQPVTLAVYNSLGQQVRSVAEQMQAGSQQVPLGNLTAGAYLVKLRVGDQLTSRKVVVE; encoded by the coding sequence ATGAAAAACCTTTTCTCTTTCGTTGCGCTGGGATGCCTGGCAACGGCCTCGCTGACTGCACAGGCCCAGTTCACGTTGGATGGCCGCGCTACGGCCGCCGAAATTGGTGCCGGCGTGGGCAAGTACCAGCTGGCCGGTACTTATACCGGCAACCACCTCGATACCGACCGGGGCCTGAAGGCGCTGTACGTGGGCTACACCGCCACCACGCTCAACATAATGGTGGTGGCCTCGGCCGAAGCGCCTGACGTGGCTACCACGTTCGGATACCGTGCGCTGGTGCTGTATCTCAACACGCCGGCCCGCACGGGTGCCCCGGCCGGTCTGCCGTTGCTGGGTAGCGCCGATGGGCAGTCGCCGCTGCGGCATATACCCACGCTGGACATGCAGACCGACTACGGTTTCCGCGCTTCTGTTGGGCCTGCTACCGCTGCGGCTACCGACGTGTATTTCAGCGCAGTATCGTACGTGACGGGTACGGCCGTGGCGGCCGGTACCGATCCTTATGTGGGCCAGGGCAGCAAGACGGGCGCCGTTGTGACTTCGGCTACTACTGTACTGCCCGGCACCCGCTTCTCGTATTTCAACACCGCCAACCTGACGGCCAATACCACCAACGCCGGCCTGGAAATTGAGATTCCCCTCTCGGCCCTGGGCACCACTACACTCACGGCTGGCAGCCGCCTCGACCTGATGGCCGCTTACACCAACTCCAACGGCGACTTCTTCTCCGACGTGATTCCGCAGATTGCCGGCCGCACCACCGCGCTGGGCGTCGATCCGGATTTCTCCACCATTGCCGGTACACAGGCAGTGGCGTTTGTGCTGGGCTCGGGCGTGCTGGCGACGCGCGCCGAAACGGCCGCCGCGTTGGATTTCAACGTGTATCCTAACCCTGCGCCGGGCGCCGCTACCATCGCCTACCGCGTGCCCGCCGGTGCGCAACCCGTGACGCTGGCCGTGTACAACAGCCTGGGGCAGCAGGTGCGCTCGGTGGCCGAGCAGATGCAGGCCGGCAGCCAGCAGGTGCCGCTAGGCAACCTGACTGCTGGTGCGTACCTAGTGAAGCTGCGCGTAGGCGACCAGCTCACCAGTCGTAAAGTAGTTGTAGAGTAA